The genomic stretch CGGTCGGTTTTTTCCAAATATCGGTCGGTTTTTTCCAAATATCGGTCGGTTTTTTCCAAATATCGGTCGGTTTTTTCCAAATATCGGTCGGTTTTTTCCAAATATCGGTCGGTTTTTTCTAAATATCGGTCGGTTTTTTCCAAATATCGGTCGGTTTTTTCTAAAACATACTTGGTTTTGGAAAAAACATACTTGGTTTTAAGAAAAACATCCTTAGTTTTTGAAAAAACATACTTGGTTTTTGAAAAAACATACTTGGTTTTGGAAAAAACATACTTGATTTTCAGAAAAACATCCTTAGTTTTTGAAAAAACATCCTTGGTTTTAGAAAAAACATGCTTGATTTTTCAAAAACTTATTCACGTTCCGGAAAATATCAATTGATTTCTTCTAAAAAGTGGTCAGGTTTTTCTAAAACCTTATTAAGTTTTTCCAAATCCTTATTAAGTTTTTCCAAATCCTTATTAAGTTTTTCCAGAATCTTATTAAGTTTTTTAAAAACCTAGTTGGACTTTTCCCGGATTTCTATGGATTCTTGAACATTGCGATAGAATGCTTTGAAAAACCCTGCAAACTGTCGCCCTGATATTGTTGACTGGGTTTAGAAATATTCTTGCTGAATAACCTTGCGCCTCACCTAAAGTTTTTTGAACCCAAAAATCAGGGATTTCCTGATTGACTTTTGACGAAATATGTCGTAACTTTCCTGCGCTTAATTTTATGAGCGTGTGCTGAAATGTCATTGCGAGCGCAGCGAAGCAATCTCACTATTGAAAGTAGAGTGGAACGCGGGATTGCTTCGTCGCTTCGCTCCTCGCAAAGACACTTTTCGGTATTCGGCAACACGCTCTTTATTCATAACAATTTTGGGGTTTTTATGAAGCAGGTTAGTTTTCTTTTCATCATCTTTGTTGCGGTAACAATTGTTGCCTTCCCGCAATCGCGTGTTCTTGTAAGTCCTAACGATGAAGTGATTCCTTTGAAAAAAGGAGAAGGCGCGTTTCATGTTTTAGAAAATCATGGAATGAAATTCACTTCATCTACTTATTGTCCGGATGTGGATTATCCTGGCTTTGGTTATTGGCCTCCTCCTACATTTCGATTTGGAGCGCGTCATAAAGATGTCCTCGGACAATGGTTTGTTGCACAATACTCGGGAACGATTGATACTTTATTCTGGTACATGAATGGTTCCATAGGCGCATTAGATTCTACAGTCTTTGTTCGAATCTTTCGTTCAAATATTACACCAATGTCAGGTCCGGGAGTTCGTCCTGGTCCATATAATCCGCCGTGCCAACCGTGGGGATATTATCTCAACTCGAATGATCTGGATAACGGAATAACTCCTTTCAAAGATCACGCGACGGATACAAATTGGATATCAACGTACTTCGGAGATACTGCTTCGTTTGACCCGTTGGGAGAAGAAATTTGGGGAATGGGTGGTTTTTATACCGCTATACATCAAGGTATAAATTACATTCCACTCGATATCTTAGGCTATAAACCCTTCGTCAACAAAGGAGATGTCTTTTTTGTCACGATTCAAATCAATTCATGGAACCAACATGTTGATGATGAGCGAACAGAGTTTGCGGCAAATGCATTTTCTTCCGCACCTCCCGAGTATCAGGAATATTATCCTTCCCGGATCTGGAAATTTTATGAACATGATTCAGACGCAACAAATTGTAGTGGCTTTCCTCAATCACAAGTACCAAAAGGTTGGGTTGCACGCGGTGGCTTTACCGGTGATACGCTTGATGTTGCTTGGTACAGTTGGTGGTACTCAATGACGTCCGTAGGAAACAGACCTCCGCAAATCATCGCCTCGCCACTTCCGGAGAATATCTTCTCTCAATCAGACCAATGTGTTACTGCTGAAATATTTGATTGCGATTCCTTAGGCAACATGCTCGATGTTGAAGAGGCGTTCATTTCATATTCTGTGAATGGAATTTTTGTCGGTACAACAAATATGACGTTAGGAACAAGCCATATATGGTCGGGTTGCATTCCCGGCGTGAAGGAATGGAATACTGTTACATGGTCAATCATTGCAAGAGATAGCGATAGTTCAGTCGTCACGCAACCGATGGGAAGTTACCGGGTTGTCAGTTTGTATAATGATTTCTCAAAGATTGATACATCGAACAACTGCCCGACAATAAATATTTCAGGAACAGGAAATGTCATCAGTTCAGAAAGTTTCTTCAACTCTCCGAACAATGATGAATTAACGAATCCGAAAGATGACGGAACAGCAGGTCCGTTTCCACTTGGCGGCGTATTTAATTTCTATGGACAAGAACTTCGATACGCTTGGGTAGGAGTAAATGGCGCAATTGCACTTTCCGCTTCACCAACAGAAACGCTTGATGTAAACAGCGCCGGTTATTTTTCAAACTTTAATTTTCCCGGAAACATAC from Ignavibacteriota bacterium encodes the following:
- a CDS encoding T9SS type A sorting domain-containing protein — its product is MKQVSFLFIIFVAVTIVAFPQSRVLVSPNDEVIPLKKGEGAFHVLENHGMKFTSSTYCPDVDYPGFGYWPPPTFRFGARHKDVLGQWFVAQYSGTIDTLFWYMNGSIGALDSTVFVRIFRSNITPMSGPGVRPGPYNPPCQPWGYYLNSNDLDNGITPFKDHATDTNWISTYFGDTASFDPLGEEIWGMGGFYTAIHQGINYIPLDILGYKPFVNKGDVFFVTIQINSWNQHVDDERTEFAANAFSSAPPEYQEYYPSRIWKFYEHDSDATNCSGFPQSQVPKGWVARGGFTGDTLDVAWYSWWYSMTSVGNRPPQIIASPLPENIFSQSDQCVTAEIFDCDSLGNMLDVEEAFISYSVNGIFVGTTNMTLGTSHIWSGCIPGVKEWNTVTWSIIARDSDSSVVTQPMGSYRVVSLYNDFSKIDTSNNCPTINISGTGNVISSESFFNSPNNDELTNPKDDGTAGPFPLGGVFNFYGQELRYAWVGVNGAIALSASPTETLDVNSAGYFSNFNFPGNIRTHDDLRDTALTGRMPPNFISPFWNDLIYGETMFGSQYGTISWDTIGCKFIVQWDSLHPFAQINDRFGDNSIFRVILDRCSGTIDFQYDNIGSEYLDTTALIGFQADTIPILNNKSPWCFINNNGQPIETRVRNGDCFTIQQKSSFTLGNGWNLVPIWTDTLDTNYSVQHLFPNATSLAFRFTKFGYERTDTVQPGVCYWIKINGNKTYHFPPDYSPCDTIRFLEGWNALSSNLATTIPVPFNHMFISMWYVFDNGYRASPSLEPYRCYFVRAVDSGAMELCSSSSLEKSEDITSHFNKLNKFTITDNANGEQTLYFGDEQDLKLRKSFFELPPVAPEGLFDARFSSNNMVETFSASKVNEEYTINIQSSSFPLTLTWDASVNQTKTMLLTDNSDGTLFRNVYLRGKGSVKITNPSVKQVTVRTLEGSSLPLEFALLQNYPNPFNPSTDFGFRISDFGLVTLKIYDVLGREVTMLVNEEKEPGEYTVQWDASNFPSGVYFYKLTAGKFSDVKKLLLVK